The genomic stretch GATTGTTGGAGGTTAGTGATCCCCCCTCAGCGTCCCCATAGGTCGTATGTAGTTACTGTCGGGTACGAACCTCTCCCTTaatgttttcattcattattttattcacaacGAGGTCTCGCTTCGTGCTTTTCAATATGGCGTGATTACTCAGTCTAGTGCCGAGTAGGTAcgagtattattttttgtcagTGCCCTTGTTTTTCGGTTCAACATTCTCTATCAACTGTAAACTACGCGATATTTTCTGAATCTCATTAAAAAtcagatcagtactcactgcaatGAGTGACATACAGcgtattttcttttgatttctcAATTGTTTGCTATTGTATTAGACTGGAGACCTCTTCTGCAAACTTATATCTAACAccacaatcaaaattattgaagttattttcttaaaaaaatggtgaaaatcgcaAAATATTCATCATGTGTAATCATACAAAGCCTCAGACTAAAgtcgtggattcgagacctgtgcatcatcatatgtttttggaaatggcattccATACCGAAACTAGAACCACCATCGAAATCATGTTATATTTCATGCTTTTCTATGAATTGACGTGAAAGTGAGGACAGATATTTGTGTATACAGGCAAACCGAACTCAATCGCGCCTTTTTTCCATGTAtgagaaaatgcgctaaaaatTAAGCGCGAACTTGGACCATCGTGTCTACATAATACTGTGAGTGTCGTCGGCTGGATATATGGTTGTCTCGTCCAGGGCCTCTACTTAAAATGTGAAGTAAGCTTTCACTCTCTCTTGACTAATGTTATATTTATTTCGTATTACTTAAGGGGAAGTGCGGTGATCACGTTTGCGCGCTTCCACCTGTTTTTGTGTCCCGGAATATACCTACTTTATAAAAAGCCTTATCGACCACTCGTTCGAAGTATGGTGCCCGTAGGACTTGACACGTGATCATAATCATTTTCACGCTCCTGTCTCAAAATTCCGCTTGCTGTTATTTTCGTATCTTCTTTGTTTCTGTTCACTCACTAGCACGCTTATCTGAGCTTTCCTTTCGCTTTTGGGTGAAATGAATCCCAATGGTCCGTAGTTTTGCTAAAATGAAACGCTCACGTGGATCGCCAATCCACGCATGTTAACTGCTTGGattaaatgtattaaattgcTCCTACCTCAACCACGGAAGTAAATTCACTCTGCTAATGAcgaggaaataatttaatgggtataTACTACGTGTGGTTATAAACCGTTGCCCTCTGTAGTTCACTTAATAATTTCAGTTAATTCATTTATAGACCGCGGAAATTTCAATTTCGACACACAATATGTATGTTtctgtaagttttttttttagttttcctgtCGATAACATTCAGGATGCTTTGGAGCTTTAAATTCTAGGTGTACTTAAACATATCTGACAATGAGTATTGATAACTTTCTAATGACCTAAGTGGTCGTTAGAAAACTGTGATCGAAGATcgtattatatgatttttttattttcttataccCAGGTTCCTCAAATTTATGTCGGAAACGTTCAGTAGTGTTAGGGACATCATTATTGTCTATGTGAGTTGTCGTTccatttcgtaaaaaagtaaatgTAATTTTCTTTGTTCTATGAAAATTATGTTTGGGTTGGAACTCTTCTTCGAGAAGCTGATATCAGTGTGGAAATATTGACTTTTCATTCCATAAAAGTATAATTTGTGTgtcaattttgaagaaaatgttaaAAGTATTGCTATTTGATCTTTGGCAGTATCTATTTTCATTTGGGATGGATTAAATTTTAGGCACCAAACGGGGCGTCAGAGGAACTTCATTTTACTCCCAGGTAAATTCGGAGGTATGATGGCATACTCTAAAAACGTGGCCGGATAGGGATTTCAATACGAATGATACGCTCTAAGCTCCCCGTAATACAgcacatatttaaaaaaggtaTCCCTGTTGTGCTTCATTGATGCTTTGATTTGGAAGTGTTTCTCCGGAGATTAACTTTAATAAATGGACatttttgtcttttaaaaataacatttaattaatCTATCTGGCAGAAGTCCGCTCAGACATTAGATGATCTAGACGGTTAGAATTACTCTGAAATCTATGAATTTATGACCGCTTGCGAGCGAAAAATTACTCTCTAATCTTGAAACTTTTTGGTGcggaaatttttatctttcatttaggCGTTGGTAGTTTATAATCCCTgggataacaaaaaattataatgcggTTCGCCAAATCTTTGGTCCGGGTGGGTATAAGGGtggttgaaaatttaatttttaattccataatGGGTGTATTGCATTAATTCATTTGGTCAATGTGATATTTCAGTGAGTGCATTAATAATTAATGTtgggattttaatttattaaaaaattaaaatcccaaCATTAATTTCCAGCAGTTTGTGGGGAATATGGATGCATCTCGCTCTGcggtacattaaatatttatatgatttgtTCCATGCGATGAGTTTCCATTCAAATTTGCTGTtggaaaatactatttaaattcGTGTACATTAACATCATTCTAAATGAGCTTGCTAATGATTTACTGTGAAGCTCCTAatctattattaataattttttatggttgATATCCGTTAGAATGTTATTTAAAATCCGTGCAACTGTTACGTATTCTTGTTTTGTGCAGTATGGAGGTTGGCGTTTGCATTTACCCCTATAATTACCCACCATAGtactaatggtcaatatatcaaTCATACAATCATGACTACATTTTCCCTCCTGTTAAATAGTAATTATTCtccttttgtttattttcacatattaatttaattaatcctGAGATCAAATATCTACTTACCTCTTTAGCAGACATTTCAAACCGTAGAGTTATTTGTGGAGTTGATTCTTGCAGACTACATAAACATTTTTAGCTCGGGAAGATGAGTAGAACGCCGGTTAAGGCAGCAGTTCTTTTAATCCTTGCATTTCTTTCAAAATGTTCTTGACGTCTCCTCGAAATTGCGTCGCgtgaagcggtgaatttctagaacgcatgcgagaatatATGGATGCGAGATGGCTAAATAGCCGAGCTCGctttcttgaaatttcaaaattattttccaatgctaacctgcgcaatgacatgccccgtgtcGTTACTTCCaattcatcatattttatgaaatatggatTGTATACATTATGGATGTTTGTAGAAtcgttaaactttcaaaatattgttcCTCCAAACAgagcaatgaaaattaataataataataataataaataattttattattccacacacaaattacatgactatagcaaaattgagtaattttaggtagccgcgaaggataacctgtttgaggctaccatccaaaataataataatttatgctttacatatagtgtagctcattttgtgttaccttgataatctatactaacaaagcttaagtgcgtacatgaaaaaaaacaacttaagcagtatttataattcgtttatatcaatattttttaacaatatttgttctacactttctttagtgagaagccaagaatgtgcattttgcaaaaacattttcaaagacttagaaataaagcatgaatggggtaacaaattaaaaacctttggtcctacgtacatgaaacatcttttaaacaaagtcaaatttggttttggtaagggcacacttattttacgcagggtaaagggagaagtcagggactgaaatattttaggtttgccacttctagcataaaaacatatgaaattatgaaaatttgatgGCGAGCTACTCTAGTCTGTGCACGATTTGGCCACGGAAGTTCGTtacgagatagactcgtcatttcatTGCAAGTGGTATTTAAtttgtcgttttatttttttcgttgcaGCGTGGAGCGCGACCGGCTTCGTGAGAAGGAGCGGCAGGCCCGCGCTCAGATGTCGTCGCAGGCGGCCGAGGAACCGGACATCCGCCACATCCTCAACCTGCCGCCCGAGCTCTCGCCCCAGTCCGCCGTGATCCCGGTGGCGGGGGCTGTTCCCGTGGGCGGTGGGGCGGCGGTGGGAGGGGCCGGGGTCGGCGGGGGCAGCGGTATGCCCCTCTTCGCGGCCCCCGTGAGGGTGAGTGCCACATCAATTCTACTCTCTTGATAAGTCCAACTTATTCAGGCGTTACACAGTGGAAGTTTGacctattgaaatgaaagatagttgcacttttccacattaattt from Ischnura elegans chromosome 7, ioIscEleg1.1, whole genome shotgun sequence encodes the following:
- the LOC124163029 gene encoding uncharacterized protein LOC124163029, which translates into the protein MMGGYCNGPNPLLKGTLSSVERDRLREKERQARAQMSSQAAEEPDIRHILNLPPELSPQSAVIPVAGAVPVGGGAAVGGAGVGGGSGMPLFAAPVRSLVSDDGSKSRNAS